A DNA window from Engystomops pustulosus chromosome 6, aEngPut4.maternal, whole genome shotgun sequence contains the following coding sequences:
- the LOC140065600 gene encoding dispanin subfamily A member 2b-like, producing MEGDKKMYQPATNVVTVQPGPVSYQPPHKDYLIWSIINLVCCCLPIGLAAIIFSIKTRDATHQNDTFTAAKHSRTAYALNVAATVIGVILSILFLVLYFVVIFHAQKTPH from the exons ATGGAGGGAGACAAGAAAATGTACCAACCTGCTACCAACGTGGTGACGGTCCAGCCCGGGCCCGTGTCCTACCAGCCGCCACACAAGGATTATCTCATCTGGTCCATCATCAACCTGGTCTGCTGCTGCCTGCCCATCGGCCTCGCCGCCATCATCTTCTCCATCAAG ACCCGCGACGCCACTCACCAGAATGACACGTTCACCGCCGCCAAGCACTCCCGCACCGCCTACGCCCTGAACGTCGCCGCCACCGTCATCGGAGTCATCTTAAGCATTTTATTTCTGGTCCTTTATTTTGTTGTTATTTTCCACGCCCAGAAAACCCCccactaa